The following coding sequences lie in one Xanthomonas hortorum pv. pelargonii genomic window:
- the gspN gene encoding type II secretion system protein N, with the protein MLLVALLAWLPLRLVLPREGLPFSVLDVEGPVWAGTLRQVQWQGIAFGDVAVRPRVWPLLRGERQVYLQTTQLQVLLVDGTQHGIRDAQGQLLVRQPAGMTLIDLALELQQVDLLFDATRCVHARGRVSLQLLPSGAGELTGLPPLRLSGQPVCVDDTAVLTLLPDAALPAGVQANAQLQLWRDGRWQLQSRVDPGQDAVLGVGLQLLGFTATPERMSLRIDQGQLR; encoded by the coding sequence ATGTTATTGGTCGCGTTGCTGGCATGGCTGCCACTGCGCCTGGTACTGCCACGCGAGGGGCTGCCGTTTTCGGTGCTGGACGTGGAAGGGCCGGTGTGGGCCGGCACGTTGCGGCAGGTGCAATGGCAGGGCATCGCATTCGGCGATGTCGCGGTGCGGCCGCGCGTCTGGCCGTTGTTGCGTGGCGAGCGGCAGGTGTACCTGCAGACCACGCAGCTGCAAGTGCTGCTGGTGGATGGCACGCAACACGGCATTCGCGATGCGCAGGGGCAGTTGTTGGTACGCCAGCCTGCGGGGATGACCTTGATCGATCTGGCATTGGAACTGCAGCAGGTCGATCTGCTATTCGATGCCACCCGCTGCGTGCACGCACGCGGGCGGGTCAGCCTGCAACTGCTGCCGAGTGGGGCGGGCGAGCTGACGGGTTTGCCGCCGCTGCGGTTATCCGGGCAACCGGTGTGCGTGGACGACACGGCGGTGCTGACACTGCTGCCGGACGCCGCGCTGCCTGCAGGTGTGCAGGCCAACGCGCAGCTGCAACTGTGGCGCGACGGACGCTGGCAGCTGCAGTCGCGCGTCGATCCCGGTCAGGACGCGGTGCTGGGCGTGGGCCTGCAACTGCTGGGCTTTACCGCCACGCCGGAGCGCATGTCGTTGCGCATCGATCAGGGGCAATTGCGCTGA
- the galA gene encoding beta-galactosidase GalA yields the protein MRRRDFLAGSVCASSLLGVPTLTPGMASAATARAGVTGKPRPTPPPSVKDGSGQWLDLDEGWRFHAGDLPFPRLLAQDETYDNAKAGRAWGAAAPDFDDTGWRQLQLPHDFVVEQAVRADANIAQGYRPRGIAWYRRTLRLEDSARGQAVELRLDGIASHATVWVNGMLMARSWSGYNGLVIDLTPVARYGNALNSIAIRVDAEAMDGWWYEGGGIYRHTWLVLRTPLHVAGDGLAVVPREGPGDVWQVPVQLELVNSDEQPAEAWVDVELRDARGVVVAHGETQLRVAAFGTAQAEVSVSVAQPQRWSVDTPALYRVVASVRGEDGRSDHAECEIGFRSLRFDADHGFFLNGRALKIKGVCLHQDHAGVGVALPDALHAFRLRRLKSMGCNAIRLHHAVAPELLQACDRLGMLVMAENRLFNPAPEYVALLQTMVRRQRNHPSVFLWSLLNEEPLQGTATGYAIMARAASAVRALDDTRPITAGMNDGMFATRGAADVVDVLGFNYRQYNYDRVHAARPRTPMLSSEDTSAFQTRGAWFTDMDAHVVAEDDSLAADWGNTHRRAWQLIAERPFVAGSFVWTGFDYRGEPTPFEWPSVGSFFGIMDQCGFPKGAYWLRRALWIDDAPVLHLLPHWNWPGREGQPIKVMAFCNAAQVELWLNGRSLGKQAVDRAQMNQWQVQYAPGVLEAVAWRDGREVARTRVETTGAAVALRLTPDRPQLRGDGRDAQPVTLEAVDAQGRHVPDCTATLTLQISGGRLLGVGNGDPNAHAPDQATQVALFNGLAQAIVQAGRGAGVLRLQARASALQDAVAEIACTAVPLPAAVAVAAPVMVVESWRHTAAFAQPPAPDLSRRPNDNNSWSNTLPGTLETAPERAGYVLYRTQFTPWQGVQTHGGVLDLGRLSGPAQVFLDGRAVTQAAAGAPIKLTLAPATGVRTLAVIMQVDADQPFGFHDVVTVHYRNSP from the coding sequence ATGCGCAGGCGTGACTTCCTCGCCGGCAGCGTCTGCGCCTCCTCGTTGCTTGGTGTGCCGACGTTGACTCCCGGCATGGCGAGCGCTGCAACTGCACGCGCTGGTGTTACCGGTAAGCCGCGTCCTACTCCGCCGCCATCGGTCAAAGATGGCAGTGGCCAATGGCTGGATCTGGATGAGGGCTGGCGGTTCCATGCCGGCGATCTGCCGTTCCCGCGTCTGCTTGCGCAGGACGAGACCTACGACAACGCCAAGGCGGGCCGGGCCTGGGGTGCGGCGGCGCCGGACTTCGACGACACCGGCTGGCGGCAGCTGCAATTGCCGCACGATTTTGTGGTGGAGCAGGCAGTGCGCGCCGACGCCAATATCGCGCAAGGCTATCGCCCGCGCGGTATCGCCTGGTACCGGCGCACGCTGCGGTTGGAAGACTCCGCGCGCGGCCAGGCGGTGGAGCTGCGTCTGGACGGCATCGCCAGCCATGCCACCGTGTGGGTCAACGGCATGCTGATGGCACGTAGCTGGAGCGGCTACAACGGGTTGGTGATCGACCTCACGCCGGTCGCGCGCTACGGTAACGCCTTGAACAGCATCGCCATCCGCGTCGATGCCGAAGCGATGGACGGTTGGTGGTACGAAGGCGGCGGCATCTACCGGCACACCTGGCTGGTGCTGCGTACGCCGTTGCATGTTGCTGGCGATGGCCTGGCAGTGGTGCCGCGCGAAGGCCCGGGCGATGTCTGGCAGGTGCCGGTGCAGCTGGAGCTTGTCAACAGCGATGAGCAGCCTGCCGAGGCCTGGGTAGATGTCGAACTACGCGATGCACGTGGTGTTGTGGTGGCGCATGGCGAGACGCAATTACGCGTCGCTGCATTCGGTACTGCGCAAGCAGAAGTGAGCGTATCGGTCGCGCAGCCACAGCGCTGGAGCGTGGACACGCCGGCGCTGTATCGCGTGGTGGCCAGCGTGCGCGGCGAAGACGGCCGCAGCGATCATGCCGAGTGCGAGATCGGTTTTCGCAGCCTGCGCTTCGATGCCGACCACGGCTTTTTTCTCAATGGCCGCGCGCTCAAGATCAAGGGCGTGTGCCTGCATCAGGACCATGCCGGCGTTGGTGTGGCGCTGCCCGATGCCTTGCATGCGTTTCGCCTGCGTCGCCTGAAATCGATGGGCTGCAATGCCATCCGCCTGCATCACGCGGTGGCGCCGGAGTTGCTGCAGGCCTGCGACCGGCTCGGCATGCTGGTGATGGCCGAGAACCGCTTGTTCAACCCCGCACCCGAGTACGTGGCGCTGTTGCAAACGATGGTGCGGCGCCAGCGCAACCATCCCAGCGTATTCCTGTGGTCGCTGCTCAACGAAGAGCCGCTGCAGGGCACCGCCACCGGCTACGCCATCATGGCGCGCGCCGCCAGCGCCGTGCGTGCGCTCGACGACACCCGCCCGATCACTGCCGGCATGAACGATGGCATGTTCGCCACCCGCGGCGCGGCCGATGTGGTGGACGTGCTGGGCTTCAACTATCGCCAGTACAACTACGACCGCGTGCATGCCGCGCGCCCGCGCACGCCGATGTTGTCCAGCGAAGACACCAGTGCCTTTCAGACCCGCGGCGCGTGGTTCACCGACATGGACGCACACGTGGTGGCCGAAGACGACAGCCTGGCCGCCGACTGGGGCAATACCCATCGCCGCGCCTGGCAGCTGATTGCCGAACGCCCATTCGTCGCCGGCAGTTTCGTGTGGACAGGGTTCGATTATCGCGGCGAACCCACGCCGTTCGAATGGCCGTCGGTGGGCTCGTTCTTCGGCATCATGGACCAGTGCGGATTTCCCAAGGGAGCCTACTGGTTGCGCCGCGCGTTGTGGATCGACGATGCGCCGGTGCTGCATCTGTTGCCGCACTGGAACTGGCCGGGCCGCGAAGGCCAGCCGATCAAGGTGATGGCGTTCTGCAATGCCGCGCAGGTGGAGTTGTGGCTCAACGGCCGCTCGCTCGGCAAACAGGCGGTGGATCGCGCGCAGATGAATCAATGGCAGGTGCAGTACGCGCCGGGCGTCCTCGAAGCGGTGGCCTGGCGCGATGGCCGCGAGGTGGCGCGCACGCGCGTGGAAACCACTGGCGCAGCGGTCGCGCTACGACTCACGCCCGACCGCCCCCAGCTACGCGGCGATGGCCGCGACGCGCAGCCGGTGACGCTGGAAGCGGTGGATGCGCAAGGCCGCCACGTGCCCGATTGCACTGCAACGCTGACACTGCAGATCAGCGGCGGCCGGCTGCTGGGCGTGGGCAATGGCGACCCGAATGCGCACGCACCCGATCAGGCCACGCAAGTGGCCCTGTTCAACGGGCTGGCGCAGGCCATCGTGCAGGCAGGCCGCGGTGCCGGCGTACTACGCCTGCAGGCGCGTGCATCAGCACTGCAAGATGCGGTGGCCGAGATCGCCTGCACGGCGGTGCCGCTACCAGCGGCTGTGGCAGTGGCCGCGCCGGTGATGGTGGTCGAAAGCTGGCGCCACACTGCCGCCTTCGCGCAGCCACCGGCACCGGATCTGTCGCGCCGCCCCAATGACAACAACAGCTGGAGCAACACGCTACCCGGCACGCTGGAAACCGCACCCGAACGCGCCGGCTACGTGCTGTACCGCACCCAGTTCACGCCGTGGCAAGGCGTGCAGACCCACGGCGGCGTGCTCGATCTGGGCCGCCTCAGCGGCCCGGCGCAGGTATTTCTGGATGGTCGCGCAGTGACGCAAGCGGCAGCCGGCGCGCCGATCAAACTGACGCTTGCGCCCGCAACCGGTGTGCGCACGCTGGCGGTGATCATGCAGGTCGACGCTGATCAGCCGTTTGGATTCCACGACGTTGTTACCGTGCATTATCGGAACTCGCCATGA
- a CDS encoding alpha-N-acetylglucosaminidase — MIALSFSPSSHTRLFAGAVLSALLAIPVSVLAAPPAQAVVQRLIGTRAAQFEMTMAPRGNGADWYRIDAGGDTVRIAGSSQVALARGAYAYLGQAGAASMSWEGDRVALPAQWPAYSSGQVRTPFAHRAYLNTCTYGYTTPFWDWPRWQREIDWMALHGIDMPLAMEGQEAIWQALWREFDVGDAALAEYFSGPAFTPWQRMGNIEGYRAPLPQQWIDSKRVLQTQILKRMRELGMQPVLPAFAGYVPKAFAQAHPNARIYRMRAWEGFHETYWLDPRDPFFAKVARRFLELYTQTYGAGEFYLADAYNEMLPPVADDGSDVAAAKYGDSIANSDAARAKAVPPAQRDARLAEYGQALYRSIAQVNPQATWVMQGWLFGADRDFWQPQAIAAFLGKVPDARLMVLDIGNDRYPGTWKASQAFDNKQWIYGYVHNYGASNPLYGDFAFYRQDLQALLADPDKRNLRGFGVFPEGLHSNSVVYEYLYALAWEGPQQSWSQWLTQYTRARYGRSDAALLQAWSDLEAGIYQTRYWSPRWWNKRAGAYLLFKRPTADIVGFDDRPGDPQRLRRAIDALLQQADRYADAPLYRYDLIEDARHYLSLHADRQLQAVVQAYGAGDFARGDALLARTTRLVQGLDALVGGQHETLADWTGQAAAAAGDDAALRRVYVGNARAQVSVWGGDGNLADYASKAWQGMYAEFYLQRWTRFLSAYRAARKAGTPFDEAAFNTKLAAWERQWAEQGSVPKRQPPRDPLTSLRTLLAQVDAQDDVQSALQGELQGEVQGIAHGAMHGTTHGTVQGDAQ; from the coding sequence ATGATCGCTTTATCGTTTTCACCCTCGTCGCATACGCGCCTGTTCGCTGGTGCAGTGCTGAGCGCGTTGCTCGCCATTCCAGTCAGCGTGCTGGCCGCACCGCCCGCACAGGCGGTGGTGCAACGTTTGATCGGCACACGTGCCGCACAGTTCGAGATGACGATGGCGCCACGCGGCAACGGTGCGGACTGGTATCGCATCGATGCCGGTGGCGACACGGTGCGCATTGCCGGTTCCTCGCAAGTGGCATTGGCGCGTGGCGCCTACGCCTATCTGGGCCAGGCCGGTGCGGCCTCGATGAGCTGGGAAGGCGACCGCGTGGCGCTGCCGGCGCAATGGCCGGCCTACAGCAGCGGCCAGGTGCGCACGCCGTTTGCCCATCGCGCCTATCTCAACACCTGCACCTACGGCTACACAACGCCGTTCTGGGACTGGCCGCGCTGGCAGCGCGAGATCGACTGGATGGCGTTGCACGGCATCGATATGCCGCTGGCGATGGAAGGCCAGGAAGCAATCTGGCAAGCGCTGTGGCGCGAGTTCGATGTGGGCGATGCTGCGTTGGCGGAGTATTTCTCCGGCCCGGCGTTCACCCCGTGGCAGCGCATGGGCAATATCGAAGGTTATCGCGCGCCGTTGCCGCAACAGTGGATCGACAGCAAGCGCGTGCTGCAGACGCAGATCCTGAAGCGCATGCGCGAGCTCGGCATGCAACCGGTGCTGCCGGCATTTGCCGGCTACGTACCCAAGGCATTCGCGCAGGCACATCCGAACGCGCGCATCTACCGCATGCGCGCCTGGGAGGGTTTTCACGAAACCTACTGGCTGGATCCGCGCGATCCGTTTTTCGCCAAGGTTGCGCGCCGATTCCTGGAGCTGTACACGCAAACCTACGGCGCAGGCGAGTTCTATCTGGCCGATGCCTACAACGAAATGCTGCCGCCAGTGGCCGACGATGGCAGCGACGTGGCCGCGGCAAAGTACGGCGACAGCATCGCCAATTCCGATGCTGCGCGCGCCAAGGCAGTGCCGCCAGCGCAACGCGATGCGCGCCTGGCCGAATACGGTCAGGCCTTGTATCGCTCCATCGCACAAGTGAATCCGCAGGCCACGTGGGTGATGCAGGGCTGGTTGTTCGGTGCCGACCGCGACTTCTGGCAACCGCAGGCGATCGCCGCGTTTCTGGGCAAGGTACCCGACGCGCGGCTGATGGTGCTGGACATCGGTAATGACCGCTATCCGGGCACATGGAAGGCCTCGCAAGCCTTCGACAACAAACAATGGATCTACGGCTACGTGCACAACTACGGCGCCAGCAATCCGCTGTACGGCGACTTTGCATTTTATCGGCAGGATCTGCAGGCCTTGCTGGCCGACCCGGACAAACGCAATCTGCGCGGTTTCGGCGTGTTTCCCGAAGGCTTGCACAGCAACTCGGTGGTCTACGAGTACCTCTACGCGCTGGCCTGGGAAGGCCCGCAGCAGTCCTGGTCGCAGTGGCTCACGCAGTACACGCGCGCCCGCTACGGTCGTAGCGATGCGGCATTGCTGCAGGCCTGGTCGGATCTGGAAGCGGGCATCTACCAGACCCGCTATTGGTCGCCGCGCTGGTGGAACAAGCGTGCCGGCGCGTATCTGCTATTCAAGCGACCGACTGCAGACATTGTGGGCTTCGACGACCGCCCCGGCGATCCGCAACGCCTGCGCCGCGCCATCGACGCGCTACTGCAGCAAGCCGACCGTTACGCCGACGCGCCGCTGTACCGCTACGACCTGATCGAAGACGCGCGGCATTACCTCAGCCTGCACGCCGACCGCCAACTGCAGGCGGTGGTGCAGGCGTACGGCGCCGGCGACTTCGCACGCGGCGATGCGCTGTTGGCGCGCACGACGCGATTGGTGCAAGGACTCGATGCACTGGTCGGCGGCCAACACGAAACCCTCGCCGACTGGACCGGCCAGGCGGCCGCTGCCGCGGGCGACGATGCCGCATTGCGTCGCGTGTATGTCGGCAACGCGCGTGCGCAGGTCAGCGTCTGGGGCGGCGACGGCAATCTTGCCGATTACGCGTCCAAGGCGTGGCAAGGCATGTACGCGGAGTTCTATCTGCAGCGCTGGACGCGCTTTCTGAGCGCCTACCGGGCTGCGCGCAAGGCGGGCACGCCGTTCGACGAAGCGGCCTTCAACACAAAGCTTGCAGCGTGGGAGCGCCAATGGGCGGAGCAGGGCAGCGTGCCGAAGCGTCAGCCACCACGCGACCCACTGACCTCGCTGCGTACATTGCTGGCACAGGTGGATGCGCAAGACGATGTGCAGAGTGCTCTGCAAGGCGAGTTGCAAGGCGAGGTGCAAGGAATTGCGCACGGCGCCATGCACGGCACCACGCACGGAACTGTGCAAGGCGACGCCCAATGA
- a CDS encoding GntR family transcriptional regulator — MDDLALDASAPTPLYLQLAGKLTDAIRGGEWKAGEALPAERQLCERLQISRVTLRQAVDVLVEQGLVSRRQGAGTFVTAQIQHQLSGLTSFSETLRIKGYEPGTRWLERRLRPAHGEEILRLGLSPDAAVASLTRLRSADDRVMAYEHAVLPQRIVADPQQIGDSLYSYLDAQGTPVVRALQYFRAINLPARLAEHLRMKTGEAILHVVRVGYARDGSAIELTDTYCHNDFYDFVAELRR; from the coding sequence GTGGACGATCTGGCGTTGGACGCGTCCGCGCCGACCCCGTTGTACCTGCAACTGGCCGGCAAGCTCACCGACGCCATCCGCGGCGGTGAGTGGAAGGCCGGCGAGGCGCTGCCGGCCGAGCGCCAGCTGTGCGAGCGTCTGCAGATTTCGCGGGTGACCCTGCGCCAGGCGGTGGACGTGCTGGTCGAACAAGGCCTGGTCTCGCGCCGTCAGGGCGCCGGCACCTTCGTCACCGCGCAGATCCAGCATCAGCTCAGCGGCCTGACCAGTTTCAGCGAGACGCTGCGCATCAAGGGTTACGAGCCGGGCACGCGCTGGCTGGAGCGGCGCCTGCGCCCGGCGCATGGCGAAGAAATCCTGCGGCTCGGTCTGTCGCCGGATGCGGCAGTGGCCTCGCTGACGCGTCTGCGCAGCGCCGACGACCGCGTCATGGCCTACGAGCACGCGGTGCTGCCGCAACGCATCGTCGCCGACCCGCAGCAGATCGGCGATTCGCTCTACAGCTATCTGGATGCGCAAGGCACGCCGGTGGTGCGCGCGTTGCAGTATTTCCGCGCGATCAATCTGCCCGCGCGCCTGGCCGAACATCTGCGCATGAAGACCGGCGAGGCGATCCTGCATGTGGTGCGCGTGGGCTATGCCCGCGATGGCAGCGCAATCGAATTGACCGACACCTATTGCCACAACGACTTCTACGATTTCGTCGCCGAACTGCGCCGCTGA
- a CDS encoding sugar MFS transporter, with product MTTARPANPVVSIAIVGVLFFIIGFFTWINGPLITFVRLAFDLNEVNAFLVLMVFYLSYFFLALPASWILKRTGMKKGLALSLVVMAVGAAGFGQFATQRWYPGALAGLFVIGSGLALLQTAINPYISILGPIESAARRIALMGICNKIAGILAPILIGSLVLHGIGDLSEQVASANAATKETLLTAFAAKIHAPYLVMSGVLLLLAIGVLFSPLPELKASEANATPGAAGVQKSSIFQFPHLWLGVLCLFVYVGVEVMAGDAIGTYGHGFNLPLDSTKLFTSYTLGAMLVGYIAGLVLIPRVISQARYLSVSAVLGVLFSLGALLTHGYVSVGFVAALGFANAMMWPAIFPLAIRGLGRFTEIGSALLVMGIAGGAIIPQLFAILKQHYDFQVVFAALMVPCYLYILFYSLRGHRVGLPAQAK from the coding sequence ATGACTACTGCCAGGCCCGCAAATCCCGTTGTCTCGATCGCCATCGTCGGCGTGCTGTTTTTCATCATCGGCTTTTTCACCTGGATCAACGGGCCGCTGATCACCTTCGTGCGCTTGGCGTTCGACCTCAACGAGGTCAACGCGTTTCTGGTGCTGATGGTGTTCTACCTGTCGTATTTCTTCCTGGCGCTACCGGCGTCGTGGATACTCAAACGCACCGGCATGAAGAAAGGCCTGGCGCTGAGCCTGGTGGTGATGGCGGTGGGCGCGGCCGGCTTTGGCCAGTTCGCCACCCAGCGCTGGTATCCGGGTGCGTTGGCCGGCCTGTTCGTGATCGGTAGCGGCCTGGCGCTGCTGCAGACGGCGATCAACCCGTACATCAGCATCCTCGGCCCGATCGAGAGCGCGGCCCGGCGTATCGCGCTGATGGGCATCTGCAACAAGATTGCCGGCATCCTGGCGCCGATCCTGATCGGCTCGCTGGTGTTGCACGGCATCGGCGATCTGTCCGAGCAGGTGGCCAGTGCCAATGCCGCGACCAAGGAAACCTTGCTCACTGCGTTCGCCGCCAAGATTCACGCACCGTACCTGGTGATGTCCGGCGTACTGTTGCTGTTGGCCATCGGCGTATTGTTCTCGCCGTTGCCAGAACTCAAGGCCTCCGAGGCCAATGCAACGCCCGGCGCGGCCGGCGTGCAGAAATCCAGCATCTTCCAGTTTCCGCATCTGTGGCTGGGCGTGTTGTGCCTGTTCGTGTACGTGGGCGTGGAAGTGATGGCCGGCGATGCGATCGGCACCTACGGTCACGGCTTCAATCTGCCGTTGGACAGCACCAAACTGTTCACCTCCTACACGCTGGGTGCGATGCTGGTGGGCTATATCGCCGGCCTGGTGCTGATTCCGCGCGTGATCTCGCAGGCACGCTACCTGAGCGTGTCGGCGGTGCTGGGTGTGCTGTTCTCGCTCGGTGCATTGCTCACCCACGGCTATGTGTCGGTGGGCTTCGTTGCCGCGCTGGGCTTTGCCAACGCGATGATGTGGCCGGCGATCTTCCCGCTGGCCATTCGCGGGCTCGGTCGCTTTACCGAAATCGGTTCGGCACTGCTGGTCATGGGCATTGCCGGTGGCGCGATCATTCCGCAGCTGTTCGCCATTCTCAAACAGCACTACGACTTCCAGGTCGTGTTCGCTGCGCTGATGGTGCCGTGCTATCTGTACATCCTGTTCTATTCGCTGCGCGGTCATCGCGTGGGCCTGCCGGCCCAGGCCAAGTGA
- a CDS encoding TonB-dependent receptor, translating to MSPVSRASLRCCSPSSLSIAIALSLLACGASAQAQESPPADAAQISQLDTVKVTSSYQKSLITAMDNKRDDVRMTDGISAQDIGKFPAENIAEAIQRIPGVQISTINGRGSTISVRGLGPQYSATTINGQVIKSADFTDGFRYDIIQPEVAAGIEVIKSPSADMDAGGLSGTVNINTTKPLDYKQTKLLFSAKAQYAEFAGGAPTPKGVLTYIDQFKFGGGDLGVFLSAGYQKLKDRADYLWIDRWYTQQTDAGTLYIPRRPRYRSIERETTRKMFNGGLQWKPSDQLEMNLTALYSQDKTANDMNQLVYSFERSPLTVLQTNGLTATQVSASDYWLENNRQIEQHDLSTRLLTYDFKWKGDAWTLSGAANYTEGKTDENERAAILGRKPTSTLLDTSNSDAISLITDADATDASAWDKANLVRSEYPNGGIQSLSNKEWSLQLDAERYLDLGALNAVRFGAKYRRETFDRDVRRRDFLYLLRTGAVSGFDMFPELSAANSTVSNFLDGQLASQDSWVTPDIAAYARSLAAAGISVPVLFAPQSSYSIENDISSAYAMARIDTDIGSMRLRGNVGMRYENTKRTTDTYLTQAQAASDDANVVIGTARAPYDYSNWLPSLNLVLDMREDLLLRFAAAKVLVRPILDSNTAIASTISTGTNTGGTTTFIVTQGQTDLKALTADQADLSLEWYYGNGGALTVAGFWKNIKNGTFNSIVCPGAFNGTALSSNAAGDCVDGVGNIYEITATTNDPSKVKIRGYELGWTQSLDAWLPIDGFGVTSNFTRVIPQRDTAFQIRNLSEQTWNATAYWESQHYSARVSLNHRSEYEQDSSDSFFAREGHTMKARTQLDAVLGYQVNDKLSFQLGGLNLTNRTEEAYKDITSRWQMTGVTGRSYYLSMQWDML from the coding sequence ATGTCACCTGTCTCGCGTGCCTCGTTGCGTTGTTGTTCGCCTTCCTCGCTATCCATCGCCATCGCGCTGTCGCTGCTTGCCTGCGGCGCCAGCGCGCAGGCGCAGGAGTCGCCGCCTGCAGACGCTGCGCAGATTTCCCAGCTCGATACGGTCAAGGTCACCAGTTCGTACCAGAAGAGCCTGATCACCGCGATGGACAACAAGCGCGACGACGTGCGCATGACCGACGGCATTTCGGCGCAGGACATCGGCAAGTTCCCCGCCGAAAACATCGCCGAGGCGATCCAGCGCATTCCCGGTGTGCAGATTTCCACCATCAACGGGCGCGGTTCCACCATCAGCGTGCGTGGCCTGGGCCCGCAGTATTCGGCCACCACCATCAACGGCCAGGTGATCAAGAGCGCTGATTTCACCGATGGTTTCCGTTACGACATCATCCAGCCGGAAGTGGCTGCCGGTATCGAGGTGATCAAGTCGCCGTCGGCCGACATGGATGCCGGCGGGTTGTCCGGCACGGTCAACATCAACACCACCAAACCGCTGGACTACAAGCAGACCAAGCTGCTGTTTTCGGCCAAGGCGCAATACGCCGAATTTGCCGGCGGTGCGCCCACGCCCAAGGGCGTGCTGACCTATATCGACCAGTTTAAATTCGGCGGTGGCGATCTGGGCGTGTTCCTCAGCGCCGGTTATCAGAAGCTCAAGGATCGCGCCGATTATCTGTGGATCGACCGCTGGTATACGCAGCAAACCGACGCCGGCACCTTGTACATTCCACGCCGCCCGCGCTACCGCTCGATCGAGCGCGAAACCACCCGCAAGATGTTCAACGGCGGGCTGCAGTGGAAGCCCAGCGATCAGCTGGAAATGAACCTCACCGCGCTGTATTCGCAGGACAAGACCGCCAACGACATGAACCAGTTGGTGTATTCGTTCGAGCGCAGCCCGCTGACCGTACTGCAGACCAACGGGCTCACTGCCACGCAGGTGTCGGCGTCCGACTACTGGCTGGAAAACAACCGCCAGATCGAACAGCACGATCTGTCTACGCGGCTACTGACCTACGACTTCAAGTGGAAGGGCGATGCCTGGACCTTGAGTGGCGCGGCCAATTACACCGAAGGCAAGACCGATGAAAACGAGCGCGCGGCGATCCTGGGCCGCAAGCCGACCTCGACGCTGCTGGACACCTCGAATTCGGATGCGATTTCGCTGATCACCGATGCCGACGCCACCGATGCCAGCGCCTGGGACAAGGCCAATCTGGTGCGTAGCGAATATCCCAATGGCGGCATCCAGTCGCTCAGCAACAAGGAATGGTCGTTGCAACTGGATGCCGAGCGGTATCTGGACCTGGGCGCGTTGAACGCAGTGCGCTTCGGTGCCAAATACCGGCGCGAAACCTTCGACCGCGATGTGCGCAGGCGCGATTTTCTGTATTTGCTCAGGACTGGTGCCGTGTCGGGCTTCGACATGTTCCCGGAACTGTCGGCCGCCAACAGCACGGTGAGCAACTTCCTCGACGGACAACTCGCCTCGCAGGACAGCTGGGTGACCCCGGACATTGCGGCCTACGCGCGCTCGCTGGCGGCTGCCGGTATCAGCGTGCCGGTGCTGTTCGCCCCGCAAAGCAGCTACAGCATCGAGAACGACATTTCATCGGCCTATGCGATGGCGCGCATCGATACCGACATCGGCAGCATGCGTCTGCGCGGCAACGTCGGCATGCGTTACGAAAACACCAAGCGCACCACCGACACCTACCTCACCCAGGCGCAGGCAGCCAGCGACGACGCCAACGTGGTGATCGGCACCGCGCGTGCGCCGTACGACTATTCCAACTGGTTGCCCAGCCTGAATCTGGTGCTGGACATGCGCGAAGACCTGCTGCTGCGCTTTGCCGCCGCCAAGGTGCTGGTGCGGCCGATCCTGGACAGCAACACCGCCATCGCTTCGACCATTTCCACCGGCACCAATACCGGCGGCACCACCACGTTCATCGTCACCCAGGGCCAGACCGATCTGAAGGCATTGACCGCCGACCAGGCCGACCTGAGCCTGGAGTGGTATTACGGCAACGGTGGCGCGCTGACCGTTGCCGGCTTCTGGAAGAACATCAAGAACGGCACCTTCAATAGCATCGTCTGCCCGGGCGCGTTCAACGGCACCGCACTGTCCAGCAATGCGGCCGGCGACTGCGTGGACGGCGTCGGCAACATCTACGAGATCACCGCCACCACCAACGATCCGAGCAAGGTCAAGATCCGTGGTTACGAGCTGGGTTGGACACAATCGCTGGATGCCTGGCTGCCGATCGATGGCTTCGGCGTGACCTCCAACTTCACCCGCGTGATTCCGCAGCGCGATACGGCATTCCAGATCCGCAATCTGTCCGAGCAGACCTGGAACGCCACCGCATACTGGGAAAGCCAGCATTATTCGGCACGCGTCTCGCTCAACCATCGCAGCGAATACGAGCAGGACAGCAGCGACAGCTTCTTCGCGCGCGAAGGCCACACCATGAAGGCGCGCACGCAGCTGGATGCGGTGCTCGGGTATCAGGTCAACGACAAGCTCAGCTTCCAGCTGGGCGGTTTGAACCTCACCAACCGCACCGAAGAGGCCTACAAGGACATCACCAGCCGTTGGCAGATGACTGGGGTCACCGGTCGCAGCTACTACCTGTCGATGCAGTGGGACATGCTTTGA